In Thermodesulfobacteriota bacterium, one DNA window encodes the following:
- a CDS encoding sodium ion-translocating decarboxylase subunit beta, with amino-acid sequence MSWGEIWDLLVGTFQTTGLGFMSWKVIVMWCIGLFFLYLAIVKEFEPNLLVPIGFGIFLVNFPNTPLFGYTEDGHPQLLQFFYKYGIMWELLPCLIFLGLGALTDFGPLIANPKMLLIGAGAQLGVFVTFTGMILFGYSIKEAASVGIIGGADGPTTIYLTARLAPHLLSANTLAAYSYMSMVPLIQPPVMRLLTTKEERLIRMKPSLRPVSKTEKILFPLVCGGIVALLVPAVMPLMGMFMFGNLMRESGVVPRLTKTIGGPMMDVVTVLLGVSIGASMQAEVFLTPKPLTVFGLGLLDFMVCTAGGILTVKIMNLFVKEKINPIIGISGVSAIPMSPRVAQVWGQKYDKKNYLLMHAMGACLGGSIGSPAAAGMLLAMFD; translated from the coding sequence ATGAGTTGGGGTGAAATATGGGATCTCCTTGTCGGAACCTTCCAGACCACCGGACTCGGTTTCATGAGCTGGAAGGTGATCGTGATGTGGTGTATCGGCCTCTTCTTCCTTTATCTGGCGATCGTTAAGGAATTTGAGCCCAACCTTCTGGTTCCGATCGGGTTTGGCATCTTTTTGGTGAATTTTCCAAACACGCCTCTTTTCGGCTATACCGAGGACGGGCATCCACAACTGCTCCAGTTTTTTTATAAATATGGCATCATGTGGGAGTTGCTCCCCTGCCTCATCTTTTTAGGGCTGGGCGCTTTGACCGATTTTGGCCCCCTCATCGCCAACCCGAAGATGCTTCTGATCGGGGCGGGGGCCCAGTTAGGGGTCTTCGTCACCTTCACGGGAATGATCCTGTTCGGCTATAGCATCAAGGAGGCGGCCTCCGTGGGCATCATCGGCGGGGCCGACGGCCCGACGACGATCTACCTCACCGCACGGCTTGCGCCCCACCTTTTGAGCGCCAATACCTTGGCGGCCTATTCCTATATGTCGATGGTCCCTCTCATCCAGCCTCCCGTGATGCGTCTGCTCACGACCAAAGAGGAGCGCCTCATCCGGATGAAACCCTCCTTGAGGCCTGTCTCTAAGACGGAGAAGATCCTCTTTCCCCTGGTCTGCGGCGGGATCGTTGCCCTTCTCGTTCCGGCGGTCATGCCCCTGATGGGGATGTTCATGTTCGGAAATCTCATGCGGGAGAGCGGGGTCGTTCCCCGGCTCACCAAGACCATCGGCGGTCCGATGATGGATGTGGTCACCGTCCTCTTAGGGGTGAGCATCGGGGCCTCGATGCAGGCAGAGGTCTTTCTGACCCCCAAACCGCTCACCGTTTTCGGACTGGGCCTCCTCGATTTTATGGTCTGCACCGCAGGGGGGATCCTGACCGTAAAGATTATGAACCTCTTCGTTAAGGAGAAGATCAACCCCATCATCGGGATCTCAGGGGTCTCCGCCATCCCCATGTCGCCCCGCGTGGCCCAGGTATGGGGTCAGAAGTACGACAAGAAGAATTACCTGCTGATGCATGCGATGGGCGCCTGCCTGGGCGGGTCGATCGGTTCTCCGGCAGCAGCGGGCATGCTCCTGGCCATGTTCGATTAA
- a CDS encoding acyl-CoA dehydratase activase, which produces MDRFYLGIDVGSVSANTVILNERAEVVEEHYTRTKGQPIRTVQKILEEILSRIPPERFHSLSFTGTGGKLLADLLGGDFVNEIIAQARAVQEFYPQVRTIIDIGGEDSKLILIEEENGRLKIADFSMNTLCAAGTGSFLDQQASRLGLTIEAFGELALKSKNPPRIAGRCSVFAKSDMIHLQQIATPDYDIVAGLCYAVARNFKSTIGKGKAFHKPIAFQGGVAANVGMRKAFEEVLELSEGELIIPKYFASMGAIGAVLVTREKKEVRSRARLDLTVLTDYLQHHQEKEAPLKPLCLSSHHRSSSSPGGNQNPSSPSSPPSQKIKAYLGIDVGSISTNLVVIDQDKKVLAKRYLMTAGRPIEAVRTGLREIGEELGDKIEILGVGTTGSGRYLTADFVGADLVRNEITAQATAAVHIDPSVDTIFEIGGQDSKYISIDQRVVVDFEMNKVCAAGTGSFLEEQAEKLDISIKEEFGNLALSAPEPVRMGERCTVFIESDLIHHQQRGASKENLVAGLSYSIVQNYLNRVVGDRRIGERIFFQGGTAFNKGVVAAFESVLGKRIIVPENHDVTGALGVAILAMEERTWERSRFKGFDLSQRRYEQTSFECKACSNLCLIRKVSVEGEKPLFYGSRCEKYDVIKRSRGSDLPDLFEERERMLFAPYEKEEALPADAPLIGIPRILYLHELMPFWRAFFVELGYRPVLSDATNKELIRKGVENVVAETCFPIKVSHGHVLNLMEKGVRRIFLPSIVNLKSPHPEIPISAACPYAQAFPYAVHSSIDFKKGGVEVLQPVFHFRFGRDHLEKELVEFGRSLKRKAKQVKEAMEKAERFQARFYQGLLNRGKEVLDRLGPEEKAMVIVGRPYNSCDPGVNLELPKKLRDLGVLPIPMDFLPLDSVNPTEEIREMYWRYGQKILSAGKIINEDPRLYAVYITNFGCGPDSFITHFFRELSKGKPHLQIEIDEHSADAGAITRCEAFLDSLKHAKAKKFAPSKRVPPKTDRSKKIYIPYMYDGAYAVKAAFEACGVEAEVFQESDEETLYWGRRLTSGKECYPCILTTGDMVKLVKTPGFDHERAAFFMPSGNGPCRFGQYHRFHRLVLDELGFPHVPIYAPNQDETLYNDLGIMGSQFSRLGWQGIVAVDLLIKKLLETRPYEKQKGEADRVYEESLQKVCDAIRKGRDLKEVLRQGLEAFDRIEVEAPGSKPLIGIVGEIYVRLNRFSNEDVIRKIEQFGGEAWIAPMTEWILYVNTISKRRSLRKKSFSNLLKVFLTDYYQKKDEHRLERIFKGHLRNFGEPKTQALFKKAKPYLDSSFEGEAILSIGKSIDFAKRGASGIINIMPFTCMPGTIVSALLKRYREENNNIPILNMAYDGQEQTNTLTRLEAFMFQAREYMEKNRARR; this is translated from the coding sequence ATGGACAGATTCTACTTAGGGATTGATGTCGGCTCGGTCAGTGCCAATACGGTCATCCTGAATGAGCGGGCCGAGGTCGTCGAGGAACATTATACCCGGACCAAAGGACAGCCGATCCGGACGGTCCAGAAGATTTTAGAAGAAATCCTTTCCCGCATCCCTCCGGAACGATTTCACAGCCTCTCCTTCACCGGCACGGGTGGGAAATTACTGGCCGATCTCCTCGGAGGAGACTTCGTCAACGAGATCATCGCCCAGGCCAGGGCGGTCCAGGAGTTTTATCCCCAGGTCCGGACGATCATCGATATCGGCGGAGAGGACTCGAAATTGATCCTGATCGAGGAGGAGAACGGTCGCCTTAAGATCGCCGACTTCTCGATGAACACCCTCTGTGCGGCGGGGACCGGGTCCTTTTTAGATCAACAGGCCTCCCGGCTGGGCCTGACGATCGAGGCCTTCGGCGAACTGGCCCTCAAGTCAAAAAATCCTCCCCGGATTGCCGGACGGTGCAGCGTCTTTGCCAAGTCCGATATGATCCACCTTCAGCAGATCGCCACGCCGGACTACGATATCGTGGCAGGCCTCTGTTACGCCGTGGCGAGGAATTTCAAGAGCACCATCGGAAAGGGAAAGGCCTTTCATAAACCGATCGCCTTCCAGGGCGGGGTGGCGGCCAATGTGGGGATGAGAAAGGCCTTTGAGGAGGTCCTCGAACTCTCCGAGGGGGAGTTGATCATCCCGAAATATTTCGCCTCCATGGGGGCCATCGGCGCTGTCCTCGTCACCCGGGAGAAGAAGGAGGTTCGATCAAGGGCGAGGCTGGATTTAACGGTCCTCACCGATTATCTCCAGCACCACCAGGAGAAGGAGGCGCCCTTAAAACCGCTCTGCCTCTCTTCCCATCACCGATCTTCGTCCTCTCCAGGGGGGAACCAAAACCCCTCTTCTCCCTCCTCCCCACCTTCCCAGAAGATCAAGGCCTACCTCGGGATCGATGTGGGCTCCATTAGCACCAACCTCGTCGTCATCGACCAGGACAAGAAGGTCCTGGCCAAGCGATACCTGATGACCGCCGGAAGGCCGATCGAGGCGGTCCGCACCGGCCTGAGGGAAATCGGAGAGGAGCTGGGCGACAAGATCGAGATCCTGGGCGTGGGCACCACCGGTTCGGGCCGTTACCTGACGGCCGATTTCGTGGGCGCCGATTTGGTCCGCAATGAGATCACCGCCCAGGCCACGGCCGCGGTCCATATCGACCCGTCGGTGGATACGATCTTCGAGATCGGCGGTCAGGATTCGAAATATATCAGCATCGACCAACGGGTGGTCGTCGATTTCGAAATGAACAAGGTCTGTGCCGCCGGGACAGGCTCCTTTCTCGAAGAGCAGGCGGAGAAACTGGATATCTCGATCAAGGAGGAATTCGGAAACCTCGCCCTCTCCGCTCCGGAGCCGGTGAGGATGGGAGAGCGGTGCACGGTCTTCATCGAGTCCGATCTCATCCACCACCAACAGAGGGGCGCCTCCAAGGAGAACCTCGTCGCCGGGCTCAGCTACTCCATCGTCCAGAACTATCTGAACCGGGTCGTCGGGGATCGGCGCATCGGGGAACGGATCTTCTTCCAGGGAGGGACGGCCTTTAACAAAGGGGTGGTGGCCGCCTTCGAGAGCGTCCTGGGCAAGAGGATCATCGTTCCTGAAAACCACGATGTCACCGGAGCCCTCGGGGTGGCGATCCTGGCGATGGAGGAGCGGACCTGGGAACGATCCCGCTTCAAAGGGTTCGACCTCAGTCAGCGCCGATACGAACAGACCTCCTTCGAATGCAAGGCCTGCTCCAACCTCTGTCTCATCCGGAAGGTGAGCGTGGAGGGGGAGAAACCCCTCTTCTATGGAAGCCGGTGCGAGAAATACGATGTGATCAAACGGAGCAGGGGATCGGACCTCCCCGACCTGTTCGAGGAGCGGGAGAGGATGCTCTTTGCCCCTTACGAAAAGGAGGAGGCCCTTCCCGCGGATGCGCCGCTCATCGGGATCCCGAGGATTCTCTACCTCCACGAGCTGATGCCCTTCTGGAGGGCCTTCTTCGTCGAGCTGGGTTATCGGCCCGTCCTCTCCGATGCGACCAACAAGGAGCTGATCCGGAAAGGCGTGGAGAACGTCGTGGCCGAGACCTGTTTCCCCATCAAAGTGAGCCACGGCCATGTCCTCAATCTCATGGAGAAGGGCGTGCGTCGGATCTTCCTCCCCTCCATCGTCAACCTCAAGTCGCCTCATCCGGAGATCCCGATCAGCGCCGCCTGCCCCTATGCCCAGGCCTTTCCGTATGCGGTCCACTCCTCCATCGATTTCAAGAAAGGGGGCGTTGAGGTCCTCCAGCCGGTCTTCCATTTCAGGTTCGGAAGGGATCATCTGGAGAAAGAACTGGTCGAGTTCGGAAGGTCCCTCAAGCGGAAGGCCAAACAGGTCAAAGAGGCCATGGAGAAGGCCGAGCGGTTTCAGGCCCGCTTCTACCAGGGGCTTCTCAACCGGGGCAAGGAGGTCCTTGACCGGCTCGGGCCCGAGGAGAAGGCCATGGTCATCGTCGGACGGCCCTACAACTCCTGCGATCCCGGGGTCAACTTGGAGTTGCCGAAAAAGTTGAGGGACCTGGGCGTCCTTCCCATTCCCATGGATTTTCTCCCCCTCGACTCGGTCAACCCCACGGAGGAGATCCGGGAGATGTACTGGCGCTACGGCCAGAAGATCCTCTCCGCCGGAAAGATCATCAACGAGGATCCGAGGCTCTATGCCGTTTACATCACCAACTTCGGCTGCGGCCCGGACTCCTTCATCACCCATTTCTTCAGGGAACTCTCGAAGGGCAAACCCCACCTCCAGATCGAGATCGACGAACACAGTGCGGATGCGGGTGCCATCACCCGTTGCGAGGCCTTCCTCGACAGCTTGAAGCATGCGAAGGCGAAGAAATTTGCTCCTTCGAAGAGGGTGCCTCCCAAGACCGACCGGAGCAAGAAGATCTATATCCCCTACATGTATGACGGCGCCTATGCGGTGAAGGCCGCCTTCGAGGCCTGCGGGGTGGAGGCCGAGGTCTTCCAGGAATCGGACGAGGAGACCCTCTACTGGGGGAGGAGGCTCACCTCGGGCAAGGAGTGTTACCCCTGCATTTTGACCACAGGGGATATGGTCAAGTTGGTCAAGACCCCGGGGTTCGATCATGAGCGAGCGGCCTTCTTCATGCCCTCGGGAAACGGGCCCTGCCGCTTCGGCCAGTACCACCGTTTCCACCGTCTCGTCCTCGACGAGTTGGGATTCCCGCATGTCCCGATCTATGCGCCCAATCAGGACGAGACGCTCTACAACGACCTCGGGATCATGGGCTCCCAGTTCTCCCGTTTGGGGTGGCAGGGGATCGTCGCTGTCGACCTCCTGATCAAGAAGCTCCTCGAAACCCGGCCCTATGAGAAGCAAAAGGGCGAGGCCGATCGGGTCTATGAAGAGTCCCTCCAAAAGGTCTGTGACGCGATTCGGAAGGGAAGGGATCTGAAGGAAGTCCTCCGACAGGGCTTAGAAGCCTTCGACCGCATCGAAGTAGAGGCCCCCGGATCGAAGCCCCTGATCGGGATCGTGGGCGAGATCTACGTCCGGCTCAACCGCTTCAGCAACGAGGACGTGATCCGGAAGATTGAACAGTTCGGAGGCGAGGCCTGGATCGCGCCGATGACCGAGTGGATCCTCTATGTCAACACCATCTCCAAGAGACGGAGCCTTCGGAAGAAGTCCTTTTCGAATCTCTTGAAGGTCTTTCTGACCGATTACTATCAGAAGAAGGATGAGCACCGCCTCGAAAGGATCTTCAAGGGACACCTCCGGAACTTCGGGGAGCCCAAGACCCAGGCCCTCTTTAAAAAGGCCAAACCCTATCTCGATTCCAGCTTCGAAGGGGAGGCCATCCTCTCCATCGGAAAGTCGATCGACTTTGCCAAACGGGGAGCAAGCGGGATCATCAATATCATGCCCTTCACCTGTATGCCTGGGACGATCGTCAGCGCCCTCCTCAAAAGGTACCGGGAAGAGAACAACAATATCCCCATCCTCAACATGGCCTACGATGGACAGGAACAGACCAACACCCTGACCCGCCTCGAGGCCTTCATGTTCCAGGCAAGGGAATATATGGAGAAAAACAGGGCAAGAAGATAA
- a CDS encoding AtpZ/AtpI family protein, with amino-acid sequence MPQNRKPEKFTKDWVKFGGIGVEMLASVLIGAFGGYGLDLLLKTRPWLMIVGFILGSVAGFRSIFRLLQQDRTKKD; translated from the coding sequence ATGCCCCAGAATCGAAAGCCTGAAAAATTCACGAAAGATTGGGTGAAGTTTGGGGGCATCGGTGTGGAAATGCTCGCTTCGGTGCTGATCGGCGCATTCGGAGGCTATGGCCTCGACCTTCTCCTTAAAACCCGGCCCTGGTTGATGATCGTGGGGTTCATCCTCGGGTCGGTGGCCGGTTTCCGGAGCATCTTCCGTCTCCTTCAGCAGGATCGAACAAAAAAGGATTGA
- a CDS encoding F0F1 ATP synthase subunit A, with amino-acid sequence MEKIDLMEHLHPHVLVPLKIGSIDVSITNAVVMMWIACALVFLTLYFAGRAGRLVPKGLQNLMESMVDYLKTNLIYETIGEKGMAWFPFIATLFFFILYCNLLGLIPKGFTATSNINVTASLAVVVFLCTQGAGIYKHGLFGYLKKFVPKGIPLWIIPLMVPIEIISQFAKPFSLAVRLFANMTAGHLVILVFLSMIIMFKSVIITPLPLAMAVVMMAFEIFVALIQAFIFSILASMYIAEAIHEEH; translated from the coding sequence ATGGAAAAGATCGACTTGATGGAACACCTTCACCCCCACGTCCTCGTCCCCCTCAAGATCGGAAGCATCGACGTCTCCATCACCAACGCCGTCGTGATGATGTGGATCGCCTGCGCCCTGGTCTTCCTCACCCTCTACTTTGCGGGAAGGGCCGGGCGTTTGGTCCCGAAGGGACTTCAGAACCTGATGGAGTCGATGGTGGACTATCTGAAGACGAACCTCATCTATGAGACGATCGGCGAGAAGGGGATGGCCTGGTTTCCCTTCATCGCCACGCTCTTCTTCTTCATCCTCTACTGTAACCTCCTCGGCCTGATCCCAAAGGGCTTTACCGCCACCTCGAACATCAACGTCACCGCCTCCCTGGCGGTGGTCGTCTTCCTCTGCACCCAGGGGGCGGGCATCTATAAACACGGGCTCTTCGGCTACCTGAAGAAATTTGTCCCCAAGGGCATTCCCCTCTGGATCATCCCCCTGATGGTCCCTATCGAGATCATCAGCCAGTTCGCCAAACCCTTCTCCCTGGCCGTCCGGCTCTTTGCCAACATGACCGCCGGCCACCTCGTCATCCTGGTCTTCCTCTCCATGATCATCATGTTCAAGAGCGTCATCATCACGCCCCTGCCCCTGGCCATGGCCGTGGTGATGATGGCCTTCGAGATCTTTGTGGCGCTGATTCAGGCATTCATCTTTTCGATCCTGGCCTCCATGTATATTGCCGAGGCCATCCACGAAGAACATTAG
- the atpE gene encoding F0F1 ATP synthase subunit C: protein MDPVGFAYLGGGLSIGLGALGTGVGMGIMVGKTVEGMARQPEVSGLLRTTMIIGIAFIEALALYALVISFLLIFK from the coding sequence ATGGATCCTGTCGGTTTTGCCTATTTAGGGGGAGGCTTGAGCATCGGCCTGGGAGCTCTCGGGACGGGGGTCGGGATGGGGATCATGGTCGGGAAGACGGTCGAGGGGATGGCCCGTCAGCCCGAGGTTTCCGGACTGCTCCGGACGACGATGATCATCGGCATCGCCTTCATCGAGGCCCTCGCCCTTTATGCCCTGGTCATCAGCTTCCTGTTGATCTTCAAATAA
- the atpF gene encoding F0F1 ATP synthase subunit B, with translation MFKAEPGLIIWTLVSFFLLLILLAKLAYPHILRGLKKREETIQQQLEEARQAKQKAEQLLEEYRRQLAEARSEAQRIINEGKELGENMRKEIIQRAQQESNQIVKRAQEEIELQKQKAILELQEKIADLSIMAASKVIGKSLDTEDHRRLVEDYVSKVGELYGK, from the coding sequence ATGTTTAAAGCAGAACCAGGATTGATCATCTGGACGCTGGTCTCCTTCTTTCTCCTTCTCATCCTGCTGGCCAAGTTGGCCTATCCCCATATCCTGAGGGGGTTGAAGAAGCGGGAGGAGACCATTCAGCAGCAGCTCGAAGAGGCCCGCCAGGCCAAGCAGAAGGCCGAACAGCTTCTCGAGGAGTACCGGCGCCAGCTCGCGGAGGCCCGCTCCGAGGCCCAGAGGATCATCAACGAGGGCAAGGAATTGGGTGAGAACATGCGAAAGGAGATCATCCAGAGGGCCCAGCAGGAGTCGAATCAGATCGTGAAGCGTGCCCAGGAGGAGATCGAGCTTCAGAAGCAGAAGGCGATCCTCGAGCTCCAGGAGAAGATCGCCGATCTCTCCATCATGGCGGCCTCGAAGGTCATCGGCAAGTCCCTCGATACCGAGGACCACCGTCGCCTCGTCGAGGACTATGTCTCAAAGGTAGGTGAACTCTATGGGAAGTGA
- the atpH gene encoding ATP synthase F1 subunit delta, with product MGSDPVVRGYAEALFHMARAEEVLDRVEEELTRLKTGLESNAELKEFLSNPQVSSEGKRSALSQIFGGTVSALTLDWLHLVIDQGRQRRLPNIIETFFGLAEESRQKVTAEVITATPLTEDLIQRLEKELSRASKKRVFLKPMVDPSILGGAIVKIENKIIDGSIRHRLEEIKQEMVKTY from the coding sequence ATGGGAAGTGATCCGGTGGTGAGAGGCTATGCCGAGGCCCTCTTCCATATGGCCAGGGCCGAGGAGGTGCTCGATCGGGTGGAAGAGGAGTTGACCCGCCTCAAGACCGGCCTCGAATCGAATGCCGAACTCAAGGAGTTTCTAAGCAACCCTCAGGTCTCTTCCGAGGGGAAGCGAAGTGCCCTCTCCCAGATCTTCGGGGGGACCGTTTCTGCCCTCACCCTCGACTGGCTCCATCTGGTCATCGATCAGGGCCGTCAGAGGAGGCTTCCAAACATCATCGAGACCTTCTTTGGCCTGGCGGAGGAATCCCGGCAGAAGGTGACCGCCGAGGTGATCACGGCCACTCCCCTGACGGAGGATCTGATCCAGCGCCTCGAGAAGGAACTCTCAAGGGCATCGAAGAAGCGGGTCTTTTTAAAACCGATGGTCGATCCCTCCATCTTGGGCGGAGCGATCGTCAAGATCGAAAATAAGATCATCGACGGAAGCATCCGGCATCGGCTCGAGGAGATCAAACAGGAGATGGTGAAGACCTACTGA